A region of the Blattabacterium cuenoti genome:
TTACCGCAATACTCCCAACTGTAGCCATGCTACCTCCATTTTCAAATACAATGCGTACATCTTCATCTGTATGAATCCCCCCTCCAAAATCAATAATTAAATGTGTAAATTTTGCTATCCTTTCCAAAATTTTCCAATGAATAACTTTTCCTTTTTTTGCCCCATCTAAATCTACTAGATGTAATCTAGATATTCCATGATCTTCTAGTAAAAAAGCCACATCTAACGGATCTTTATTATAAATTTTTTTTCTTTTATAGTCTCCCTGTATCAAACGAACACATTGTCCATCAATAAGATCTATAGCTGCTATAATCTGCATTCTATGAGTAATTTATATTATTATAATCGAATAAAGTTTTCCAATATTTTATGTCCTATATAAGAAGATTTCTCTGGATGAAATTGTACGGCGTAAAAGTTTTTTTTTTGTATTGCAGAACTATATGGAATGATATAATCTGTTTTAGCTACAGTATCCTTTCCTAAAGGAGCATAATAACTATGAACAAAATATTGATAACTTCCATCTGGAATCTTTTCAAATAAAGGTCCTTTGAGATTGTGAATGGTATTCCAACCAATTTGAGGAATTTTATTATTTTTATTTTCTGAATGAAATTTTTTGACAAATAAATCAAAAATCCCTATGCATGTAGTGTTACTTTCTTCTGAATACTTGCAAAGTAATTGCATTCCCAAACATATTCCTAGTACAGGTTGTTCTAATTTAGATAGAAGAATATCTAATTTTTTTTCTCTCAAATATTTCATAGAAAAATTAGCTTCTCCTACTCCAGGTAGGATGACTTTTTCCGCATTTTGAATAGATTTTTTAGAATCGGTCACAATAGCTTCTACTCCTATTCTTTCCAAAGAAAAAAGAACAGATTGTACATTTCCAGCAGGATATTTTACAATAATTGTTTTCATAATTTTTTCATTAAAAAATTTTTACAACATTCCTTTAGAACTAGGCAGCTGATTGGTAATATTTTTTTTTATCGCCATTTTAAGAGCTTTAGCAAAAGCTTTAAAAATGGATTCTATCTTATGATGATCATTTTTTCCAATAGCGTGAACATAAAGATTGCATCTTGCAGAAGAGGAAAAAGATTGAAAGAAATGAATAAACATTTCCGTAGGAACTTCCCCTATTTTTTCTCGAATAAATTTCGTCTTCCAAGTTAATTGACTTCTACCTCCAAGATCTAATGCTACTGTAGCCAAACTGTCATCCATGGGAAGAGAAAAAAAACCATAACGTTCTATTCCTCTTTTATCTATGGATTGATGAAAAATTTCTCCTAAAGTAATTGCTGTATCTTCAATGGTATGATGTTCGTCCACCTCAAGATCTCCTATTGTATGAATATTTAGATCAATAAGACTGTGAAAAGCCATTTGTTCCAAAAGATGATCTAAAAATCCTAATCCTGTTTGTATTTTCGCTTTTCCTTCTCCATAAAGTTGAATAGTTATTTTTACGTTTGTTTCTAATGTTTTTCGTTTATGTTGAAAAATTCTTTTAGAAGATGAATATTTTAAATATTCATAAATCCTTTCCCAACTATCAGTTTCTAATGCGATGATCTTTTTCAAGGATTTTTTTTCTATAGATAAGTTTTTTTCTTCTACAAAAAAATTAGGATTTATCCATATAGATTTACATCCTAAATTTTTAGCTAGCAAAACATCAGTTAATCTATCTCCAATCACAAAGGATTTTTCAAGATTGTAACCCGGATGAAAATAAGAAGTAAGCATTCCTATTCCAGGTTTTCTTGTAGGAGAGTTTTCTTCTGGAACAGTTCTATCTATATGAACAGAAGAAAAATGAATCCCTTCCGTCTTTAATATTTTTAGAATATGATTATGTATAGGCCAAAAATTTTTTTCAGGAAACTTATCCGTTCCTAATCCATCTTGATTGGTTACCATCACAAAATCATAATTTAATTCGTAAGCTATTTTCGTTAAAAAAAATATAACCCTTGGGTAAAAATTCACCTTTTCCAGAGAATCAATTTGATAAGTAGGTGGGGATTCTTTGATGATGGTTCCATCTCTATCAATAAATAATATTCTTTTCATTATCCTTTTTTTATCCTGAGATATTTAAATTTTCAGAGTATTCTTTGATTTTACTTATCAAATACTCATTTTCTTCATGAGTCCCTATTGTGATTCTTAAACATTCATTACAAAAAATAATTTTTGAACGATCTCTAACTACAATATTTTTTTCTATTAAATATTTATAAAGGTTT
Encoded here:
- the hisB gene encoding bifunctional histidinol-phosphatase/imidazoleglycerol-phosphate dehydratase HisB; protein product: MKRILFIDRDGTIIKESPPTYQIDSLEKVNFYPRVIFFLTKIAYELNYDFVMVTNQDGLGTDKFPEKNFWPIHNHILKILKTEGIHFSSVHIDRTVPEENSPTRKPGIGMLTSYFHPGYNLEKSFVIGDRLTDVLLAKNLGCKSIWINPNFFVEEKNLSIEKKSLKKIIALETDSWERIYEYLKYSSSKRIFQHKRKTLETNVKITIQLYGEGKAKIQTGLGFLDHLLEQMAFHSLIDLNIHTIGDLEVDEHHTIEDTAITLGEIFHQSIDKRGIERYGFFSLPMDDSLATVALDLGGRSQLTWKTKFIREKIGEVPTEMFIHFFQSFSSSARCNLYVHAIGKNDHHKIESIFKAFAKALKMAIKKNITNQLPSSKGML
- the hisH gene encoding imidazole glycerol phosphate synthase subunit HisH — encoded protein: MKTIIVKYPAGNVQSVLFSLERIGVEAIVTDSKKSIQNAEKVILPGVGEANFSMKYLREKKLDILLSKLEQPVLGICLGMQLLCKYSEESNTTCIGIFDLFVKKFHSENKNNKIPQIGWNTIHNLKGPLFEKIPDGSYQYFVHSYYAPLGKDTVAKTDYIIPYSSAIQKKNFYAVQFHPEKSSYIGHKILENFIRL